The Pseudomonas syringae KCTC 12500 genome contains the following window.
TGCCGTCGTGCAGACGAAAGTGCTGCTTGTACAGCGGCGAAGCGATGACCAGCTCGCCCGCGATCTGCCCGATCAGACCACGCCCGATCACGTTCGCCCCGGATTTGGGATCGCGGTTGTCGATAGCAAAGAGCTGCTCGCCCTGTGCGGTTTCGGGCAGGTAGAACAGCGCGACCTGCGCGCCGTCCAGCCATGCCACGACGCCTGAATTGGCGACCAGATCCGCGCGCCCACACAGCGTCTGCCAGTGCGGCTGCGCTGCCGTGGGCGCATTGTCGCCGGCAAGTATTGTCTGAGACGCGTTCATCACACTACCTCCTTGAACAACGGAATAAGGGCCAGCTCTTCGGGTTTTGCCGGACGGCGCTGGGCGCGTTCCTTGACGAACTGCACGTCGGGGTCAGCACGCCCGTCGTTGACGAAAGTGCGGAAACGCTTGAGCTTTTCCGGTCCTTGAGGGCGTTGGCCCATTCGCATTCGTAGCGGTCGACCACCAGTTGCATCTGCGACTCCAGCTCTGCGGCCAGGCCCAGGCTGTCGTCGATGATGACCGCCTTGAGATACTCGAGGCCGCCTTCCAGCGTTTTCACGCCAGACCGAGGTACGTTGCAGCTTGTCGGCGGTGCGGATGTAGAGCATCAGAAAGCGG
Protein-coding sequences here:
- the nirD gene encoding nitrite reductase small subunit NirD, with the protein product MNASQTILAGDNAPTAAQPHWQTLCGRADLVANSGVVAWLDGAQVALFYLPETAQGEQLFAIDNRDPKSGANVIGRGLIGQIAGELVIASPLYKQHFRLHDGSCIEYPEQRLDVWPVRLKGDQVEIAV